The genomic window CGGAGACACAGCCTCAGCGCTGGCCGCCGGATGCCCTGTGATTGTGAAGGCCCACCCCGCCCATCCGGGAACAAGCGAGCTGGCTGCCAATGTGATTCGCGACTGTGTGGCCGCAGCCGGCCTGCACGAGGGCGTCTTCTCCTTGCTTTTTGACTCAGGCATCGAAGTAGGCGCGCGACTCGTGCAGCATCCGCTCATCAAAGCCGTGGGATTTACCGGCTCTCTCCAAGCGGGACGCGCCCTCATGGACCTCTGCGCCAGCCGCCCGGATCCGATTCCCTGCTACGCAGAGATGAGCAGCACCAATCCGGTGTTCATCCTGCCTGGTGCACTGCATCAATATGAGAAGATTGCCGCTGATCTTACGGCTTCTTATACCCTTGGCGCAGGACAGTTCTGTACCAAGCCCGGACTTGTTTTCCTGCCTTCGCTGGAGGCATCTGCGGCATTCATAGAAGAGTTGAAAAAGCGTGCCGCCTCTTTGCCCGCGTTCAACATGTTGACTTCTGGTATCGCAGCGCAATATAAGCGCGGCGTCAAGCAGCGCATGGAATCTGGTATTGCGCGCATTCTGGTGGCCTGGGACCCAAGCACACCGCCCGCCGCCCAGGCCACGGCCGCGCTGCTGGAAACCAGCATTGAAGACATTCTGAACCGTCCGGAGTTATCCGAGGAAGTTTTTGGGCCCTCAACACTGCTGGTCCGCTATGAAAGCCGCGAGCAGGTGATTCGGGCTGCCGAGGCCCTGCAGGGACACCTTACGGCCACTCTTCTTGGCACGGAGGAAGATCTTGCCACGCATCAGGACCTGCTTGCAATCCTGGAAAGAAAAGTGGGACGCATTCTCTTCAATGGATATCCAACAGGCGTAGAAGTCTGCCATGCAATGGTACACGGTGGTCCGTATCCTGCCACTTCTGACAGCCGATCTACCTCAGTAGGCACCTTGGCTATTTACCGCTTTGCGCGTCCTGTCTGCTACCAGAACATGCCACAGACCGCATTGCCGCAGGCATTACAAAACGACAATCCGCTCGGACTGCTGCGCATGGTGAATGGACAGATGACACGCAAGTCAGTCCCATAATTGCAGCTTGAAAGGCTGCACTTCCGCCACTCCTGCAGTGGAGGCAAAAGAGAGGTTCTCAGCCCAGTCCCGCCCTGACTTTTGCGCCTTGAATAACTTGCGCCATCACGTCACGATATTTGTCAAATGTATCGTCTACAACTGTAATGGTCGGGATGACAAACTGCTTCGGGTCTACATGCGGATAGAAGTGTCCAAATCCTGCCTCGTGCACTCCTGTGCTTCCGCGTCCGGGAGCTGGGCG from Pseudacidobacterium ailaaui includes these protein-coding regions:
- a CDS encoding aldehyde dehydrogenase (NADP(+)) — encoded protein: MLRGTSIIGPKRGCSTGAAFYGINPATGEQLQPAFFSASAEDVDRAATLADSAFASYSRLSRDKRAAFLRSIADALQKSSAEIIERAHQETALPAARLEGELSRTANQLRLFAEVVEEGSWVNARIDTADPNRKPLPKPDIRSALQPLGPVAVFGASNFPLAFSVAGGDTASALAAGCPVIVKAHPAHPGTSELAANVIRDCVAAAGLHEGVFSLLFDSGIEVGARLVQHPLIKAVGFTGSLQAGRALMDLCASRPDPIPCYAEMSSTNPVFILPGALHQYEKIAADLTASYTLGAGQFCTKPGLVFLPSLEASAAFIEELKKRAASLPAFNMLTSGIAAQYKRGVKQRMESGIARILVAWDPSTPPAAQATAALLETSIEDILNRPELSEEVFGPSTLLVRYESREQVIRAAEALQGHLTATLLGTEEDLATHQDLLAILERKVGRILFNGYPTGVEVCHAMVHGGPYPATSDSRSTSVGTLAIYRFARPVCYQNMPQTALPQALQNDNPLGLLRMVNGQMTRKSVP